The sequence below is a genomic window from Flavobacterium lipolyticum.
GATTTTTTATGTATTAATTGTTAAGGGCCAGGTTGTTCCTTTTGAGATTAGGCTTTTGCTCTTTTAGAGCAATATTTGGCATAATACTTTTAAAGATTAATAAGGGCTGAAAGCCCGAAAAGCAGAGAGCATGGTGCAAAGCGCCATGAAATAAATAGAAATAACATCATTTTCGCCCTGAAAGGGCAGAAGCCTCGACATAAAGAGAGGAATTTCTATGATTTTGAACAGCATTTTCTGGAAAAGATCGATTTTTCGGTATTAAAAACTAGTAAGAATTGGTTTTCTTTTGCCTTTTCAGGGCGATATTTGCTGTTTATTTTGGTTTGTACATAGTGCTTTGCGCCTTTTCGGACTTTCAGCCCTTTTCCTTGCGTGCTTTGGGTAAACCTTCGCGTTCTTTGCGGTTAAAAAATAGCACACAGATGATACAACGGATTTTTATGTAGTAGTTGTTAAGGGCTAGGTTGTTCCTTTTGAGATTAGACTTTTACTCTTTTAGAGCAATATTTCGTATAATACTCTTAAATATTAATAAGGGCTGAAAGCCCGAAAAGCAGAAAGCATGGTGCGCAGCGCCATGAAATAAATAGAAATAACATCATTTTCGCCCTGAAAGGGCAGAAGCCTTGGCATAAAGAGAGGAATTTCTATGATTTTGAACATCATTTTCTGGAAAAGATTGATTTTTCTGTATTAAAAACTAGTAAGAATTGGTTTTCTTTTGCCCTTTCAGGGCGATAGTTGCTGTTCATTTTGGTTCATACGTAGTGCCTCGCATCATGCTCTTTGCTTTTCGGGCTTTCAGCCCTTTTTTCTTGTGTGCTTTGCGTAAATCTTCGCGCTCTTTGCGGTAAAAAACTTTAGTCCTTTTTTTCTTTAAATATTCTTTTTATCGTTGACAGCGTTAGGGATGGGAGCGATATCCTTTTGCGATGACCGTAGATTTAAAAAATCCCTGAAACTTCTATCGCAAAAGATTTAGCGGACAGCCCGACCCAAAGGGGAACGCCATAATAATTGTTATTTGCATTAGATTTGAATTTAGTTTGTTATTGGAAAACCTTGGTGTCGACATCGTTTATAAACTGAATTACTCCATTCATGAAGATTTTTTGATCGTCCCACATGGCGAGATGACTTCCGTTTGGGCAATAGAGATAACGTCCTTTTTTAACTAATTTGCTTTGTTCTTCCATAGCTTTTGGGTCCATTGTATCGTATTTTGCGCCAATCATTAAGGTTGGGATCGTAATTTCATGTAAGCGGTTTTTAATATCCCATTTGGCTAAACGACCACTGATGCCAAATTCACTCGGCCCCTGCATTAAGGTATAAATTTCACTATTGATATGCTTGCTGGCACGATTGAGTCCATCTGGCCATTCTTTTAGTCTGCATAGGTGTTTTTGATAAAAATTTGGAAGGAGTAATTCCATATATCGTGGGTTGCTGAAATCTTTTTTGGCTTCAAGGGCTCTGATTTCTGCCAGTACTTCTGGTTTCATTTGTTTTGAAAGTACTTCATCGGCATATTTTCCGTAATCTGGTGCACTGGCCATCATGTTGGATACGAGTAAACCTTTCATGTTTTGTTGATATTTCAGGGCGTATTCCATGGCTAAAATTCCACCCCATGAGTTTCCAAGGACGTAAAAATTGTTGTGATCGGCACCGATTGCTTTGCGTACTTGTTCTACTTCTTCTACAAAACGTTTTGTAGTCCATAAGCTGCTGTCTTTTGGTTGATCGCTATAGTAAGACCCTAACTGATCGTATTCATAAAACTCAAATCCTTCGCGTTGAAAGAATGTCTCAAAGCATTCCATGTACTCGTGAGTCATTGCGGGGCCTCCATGAAGTAACAGTATTTTTATTTTTGGATTGTTTCCAAAACGTTTTGTCCAAACTTTAAATTCTCCAACTGGGGTTTTTATAGGTATCATCCTGACGCCAGCTGATTCTACTTCTGACTCTTTATTGTAGGTAAAGTAGTTGGATAATGAATCGGTTTTAGATTCGTTTTTGCAAGAAATCAGCAGTAAAAAGACAAGAATGGCAATACTATAACGCATAATTTTGGAATTAGTGATTTTGAACATTCGTTTCTGATTAAAAATACGAATTTATTTTTGATTGGGCTCAAGGATAAATTGGTCATAAGATGGATTGAGAATTTATTAAAAAACTCTCAAATCATTAAAGGAATGAAAGTGTAGAAAAAGTTTATATTTACAGCTTGTTTGTAATTGCCGTAAGAATTCAAGTTTCCTATCAGCGAATCATGCTGAATTAGTTAACTGTACGATTAAAATTCAATGCTTTTTTTGTTATTATGAATGTACTAACACTTCCTGACGAGTTAAATTTTGATCAATCAAAATTGATCCACGTCTATGATTATACTAGTTCGAAAAGGATTTCTAAACAGCAGATTATTCTGAATCAGAATGTATTTAGTTTTTTAATAGAAGGGACAAAGGAAGTTGTTTTTGATAATTCGGCTGTATCGATCGATGCTTCAAAGTTTCTTATTATGAAAT
It includes:
- a CDS encoding proline-specific peptidase family protein → MRYSIAILVFLLLISCKNESKTDSLSNYFTYNKESEVESAGVRMIPIKTPVGEFKVWTKRFGNNPKIKILLLHGGPAMTHEYMECFETFFQREGFEFYEYDQLGSYYSDQPKDSSLWTTKRFVEEVEQVRKAIGADHNNFYVLGNSWGGILAMEYALKYQQNMKGLLVSNMMASAPDYGKYADEVLSKQMKPEVLAEIRALEAKKDFSNPRYMELLLPNFYQKHLCRLKEWPDGLNRASKHINSEIYTLMQGPSEFGISGRLAKWDIKNRLHEITIPTLMIGAKYDTMDPKAMEEQSKLVKKGRYLYCPNGSHLAMWDDQKIFMNGVIQFINDVDTKVFQ